In Rubrivirga marina, the following are encoded in one genomic region:
- a CDS encoding NUDIX domain-containing protein, producing the protein MRIPDVYTNRVRVRVGALVFDDPDDPSAVLLAEHEGLWEDRPFWTPPGGGVEFGEGLEEALRREVTEEAGVDVEVGPLRYAIDFIRPPLHAVSFYFACRARDVEAARLGTDPELGDRQLLRGLRLVPLSELGQITIYPEPFASRLAEDARAGFPDGTVYLGTLR; encoded by the coding sequence GTGCGCATCCCCGACGTCTACACCAACCGCGTTCGCGTGCGCGTCGGCGCCCTCGTCTTCGATGATCCGGACGACCCGTCGGCGGTGCTGCTGGCGGAGCACGAGGGGCTGTGGGAGGACCGGCCGTTCTGGACGCCTCCGGGCGGCGGCGTCGAGTTCGGGGAGGGGCTGGAGGAGGCGCTACGGCGCGAGGTGACGGAGGAGGCGGGCGTCGACGTCGAGGTCGGCCCGCTCCGGTACGCGATCGACTTCATCCGGCCGCCGCTGCACGCCGTCTCGTTCTACTTCGCCTGCCGGGCGCGTGACGTCGAGGCCGCCCGCCTCGGGACCGACCCGGAGCTGGGCGACCGCCAGTTGCTCCGCGGCCTCCGCCTCGTGCCCTTGAGCGAGCTCGGCCAGATCACGATCTACCCCGAGCCGTTCGCCTCCCGGCTGGCCGAAGACGCGCGAGCCGGCTTCCCGGACGGCACGGTGTACCTCGGCACGTTGCGGTGA
- a CDS encoding tetratricopeptide repeat protein — MTPRTARLLAVGLVLAAIGVVGYLWLDREPAPLPQDHAQVAPGDRFANAEEAVDYYRALLRREPDAVEPRVRLAHALLQLGEERGTQAETIPEAEELLAEAIEMAPDHYYARTLQASLFNTLHMFEEARDLSRELLEEYPHHAYVHGTLVDALVELGEYDEAVRVSDRLQALKPGLPAYSRASYLRELHGDTEGAIQAMRYAADAAPSGRPERAWALYHLAGLYLGDAKADTAAFLYSGILEEKPDFVPALAGLGHVALVKGDADEAVRQLEEARALEPLGVIDELLVEAYLAVGDEAKAEAAAERVHEALLEARGFGEIVDMEEADFLIDRGEDLERSLQMAKEQQARRPGHLHANETYAWALHHVGRSAEAIPYIERAMRLDTGDAMVHYRAARIYEGAGQAAEAARHLQLALDGNLYVESPSAATEAQTLMASLGTGTPIRATSATR; from the coding sequence ATGACTCCTCGCACCGCCCGTCTCCTGGCCGTCGGACTCGTGCTGGCCGCCATCGGCGTCGTCGGCTACCTGTGGCTCGACCGCGAGCCCGCGCCGCTCCCCCAGGACCACGCCCAGGTCGCCCCCGGCGACCGGTTCGCCAACGCCGAAGAGGCCGTCGACTACTACCGCGCGCTCCTCCGCCGCGAGCCCGACGCCGTCGAGCCGCGCGTCCGCCTCGCCCACGCGCTCCTCCAGCTTGGCGAAGAGCGCGGGACGCAGGCCGAGACCATCCCCGAGGCGGAGGAGCTCCTCGCCGAGGCCATCGAGATGGCGCCCGACCACTACTACGCGCGGACGCTCCAGGCGTCGCTGTTCAACACGCTCCACATGTTCGAGGAGGCGCGCGACCTCTCGCGCGAGCTCCTCGAGGAGTACCCGCACCACGCCTACGTCCACGGCACGCTCGTCGACGCGCTCGTGGAGCTGGGTGAGTACGACGAGGCCGTCCGCGTCTCGGACCGGCTCCAAGCGCTGAAGCCGGGTCTCCCGGCGTATTCACGCGCGAGCTACCTCCGCGAGCTCCACGGGGACACCGAGGGCGCGATCCAGGCCATGCGCTACGCCGCCGACGCGGCGCCATCGGGCCGCCCCGAGCGGGCCTGGGCGCTGTACCACCTCGCGGGCCTCTACCTCGGCGACGCCAAGGCCGACACGGCGGCGTTCCTCTACAGCGGCATCCTCGAAGAGAAGCCGGACTTCGTGCCCGCGCTGGCGGGCCTTGGCCACGTCGCCCTCGTGAAGGGCGACGCCGACGAGGCCGTCCGCCAGCTCGAGGAGGCCCGGGCGCTCGAGCCGCTCGGGGTCATCGACGAGCTCCTCGTCGAGGCCTACCTCGCCGTAGGCGACGAGGCGAAGGCGGAGGCCGCGGCCGAGCGCGTCCACGAGGCGCTGCTCGAGGCGCGCGGCTTCGGCGAGATCGTCGACATGGAGGAGGCCGACTTCCTGATCGACCGTGGGGAGGATTTGGAGCGCTCGCTCCAGATGGCGAAGGAACAGCAGGCCCGCCGGCCGGGCCACCTCCACGCGAACGAGACCTACGCCTGGGCGCTTCACCACGTCGGCCGCTCGGCGGAGGCCATCCCCTACATCGAGCGCGCGATGCGGCTCGACACGGGCGACGCGATGGTCCACTACCGCGCCGCGCGGATCTACGAGGGCGCCGGCCAGGCCGCCGAGGCGGCCCGCCACCTCCAGCTCGCGCTCGACGGCAACCTCTACGTCGAGAGCCCGAGCGCGGCGACCGAGGCGCAGACGCTCATGGCGTCGCTCGGCACGGGCACCCCGATCCGCGCCACGAGCGCCACCCGCTAG
- a CDS encoding DUF721 domain-containing protein, producing the protein MPSSNQPQSLGSVLSELVDRYGYRERFDAARAVEAWPEVVGEAIANVTEQVWMRHGTLHVKVRSSAWRHQLQFQRQQWRERMNQHLGREVVDEVVFR; encoded by the coding sequence GTGCCCTCCTCGAACCAGCCTCAATCCCTCGGGTCCGTCCTCTCCGAGCTCGTCGACCGCTACGGCTACCGCGAGCGGTTCGACGCGGCGCGGGCCGTGGAGGCGTGGCCGGAGGTCGTGGGCGAGGCCATCGCGAACGTGACGGAGCAGGTCTGGATGCGGCACGGGACGCTCCACGTCAAGGTCCGGTCGTCGGCGTGGCGGCACCAACTCCAGTTCCAGCGCCAGCAGTGGCGCGAGCGGATGAACCAGCACCTCGGCCGCGAGGTCGTCGACGAGGTCGTGTTCCGGTAG
- a CDS encoding TonB-dependent receptor: MPSLLRRLARLTALLALLAGAASAQSTGRLVGTVTEAGTARPLADVNVALVGSDRGAVTDADGRFDLDVPVGTVTLRASSVGYSDADETLTVRAGETTRVVLVLVSTDADLGEVVVEGRLTNLVGVANAASSGLVGQAQIAVRPLLRVGEVLETVPGAIVTQHSGSGKANQFFLRGFNLDHGTDFAASVDGVPMNLPTHAHGQGYLDLNFLIPELVETVAFEKGPQNAAAGDFATAGRAEIRLVRRLDAGLAEAEAGSDDFVAALVADSWRLGRGDLLVALRGQYTDGPWVQPENGTLASGVLKYSTGSTRNGLEVTAMGYHNDWTATDQIARRAVPGLVTRFGTLDATNGGTTGRYTLAGTWRRSTDAGQRTRATAYAAAYHLNLFSNFTYFLDDPDQGDQFEQADRRAYAGADVAHSWRMGGIGRASETTVGADLRHDQIFGVGLFRTSARERVGTVRDDEVAQTRGGAYVSNETRWTEWLRTTLGLRGDVYAFDVTSDREVNSGGETAFIASPKVGLALGPWAETEVYLNAGLGFHSNDARGTVIAVDPATGEAVDPVDPLVRTRGAEVGARTAAVDGLQSTVALWALELESELVFVGDAGGTEPSDASRHVGVEWTNFYRATDWLQLALDVALTRSRYTAGESDGDRIENSIGRVVTGGVYAGRPDGWIASLQVRHLGPRPLTADGAFQAEASTLVNARVGTTLGPVAVALDVLNLLDSDAADVSYLYTSRLPGEPAAGVEDVHFHPVLPRSARLSAALRF; this comes from the coding sequence ATGCCTTCGCTTCTCCGCCGCCTCGCGCGGCTCACCGCCCTGCTCGCACTCCTCGCGGGTGCCGCCTCCGCCCAGTCCACCGGCCGCCTCGTTGGCACCGTCACCGAGGCCGGCACCGCCCGGCCGCTCGCCGACGTCAACGTCGCCCTCGTCGGCTCCGACCGCGGCGCCGTCACCGACGCCGACGGCCGCTTCGACCTCGACGTGCCAGTGGGCACCGTCACCCTCCGCGCCTCGTCCGTCGGCTACAGCGACGCCGACGAGACCCTAACCGTCCGCGCGGGCGAGACGACGAGGGTCGTGCTCGTGCTCGTGTCGACGGATGCCGACCTGGGCGAGGTCGTCGTGGAGGGCCGGTTGACGAATCTCGTCGGCGTGGCGAATGCCGCGTCGTCCGGGCTCGTGGGGCAGGCGCAGATCGCCGTCCGTCCGCTGCTCCGCGTGGGTGAGGTCTTGGAGACGGTGCCCGGCGCCATCGTCACGCAGCACAGCGGGTCGGGGAAGGCCAACCAGTTCTTCCTCCGCGGCTTCAACCTGGACCACGGGACCGACTTCGCGGCCTCCGTCGACGGCGTCCCGATGAACCTGCCGACGCACGCGCACGGCCAGGGCTACCTCGACCTCAACTTCCTGATTCCCGAGCTGGTGGAGACGGTCGCTTTCGAGAAGGGCCCGCAGAACGCGGCGGCCGGCGACTTCGCCACGGCTGGCCGTGCCGAGATCCGCCTCGTCCGTCGCCTCGACGCCGGCCTCGCCGAGGCCGAGGCGGGGTCGGACGACTTCGTGGCGGCGCTCGTGGCCGACTCATGGCGCCTCGGCAGAGGCGACCTGCTGGTCGCGCTCCGTGGTCAGTACACCGACGGCCCGTGGGTCCAGCCCGAGAATGGGACGCTGGCGAGCGGCGTGCTGAAGTACTCGACCGGGAGCACGCGCAATGGCCTCGAGGTCACCGCGATGGGCTACCACAACGACTGGACGGCGACCGACCAGATCGCCCGCCGCGCCGTGCCCGGCCTCGTCACGCGGTTCGGCACGCTCGACGCGACGAATGGCGGGACGACGGGCCGCTACACGCTCGCCGGCACGTGGCGCCGGTCGACCGACGCCGGCCAGCGGACGCGGGCGACAGCCTACGCCGCGGCCTACCACCTCAACCTGTTCTCCAACTTCACCTACTTCCTCGACGACCCCGACCAAGGCGACCAGTTCGAGCAGGCCGACCGCCGTGCGTATGCGGGTGCTGACGTCGCGCATTCGTGGCGCATGGGCGGAATCGGCCGGGCGAGCGAGACGACGGTTGGGGCCGACCTTCGGCACGACCAGATCTTCGGCGTCGGCCTCTTCCGGACGTCAGCGCGGGAGCGGGTCGGGACCGTCCGCGACGACGAGGTCGCGCAGACGCGCGGCGGCGCCTACGTCTCGAACGAGACGCGCTGGACGGAGTGGCTCCGGACGACGCTTGGCCTCCGCGGCGACGTCTACGCGTTCGACGTGACGAGCGACCGCGAGGTCAACTCGGGCGGGGAGACAGCCTTTATCGCCAGTCCGAAGGTGGGCTTGGCGCTGGGCCCATGGGCCGAGACGGAGGTGTACCTCAACGCCGGCCTCGGCTTCCACAGCAACGACGCGCGCGGGACGGTCATCGCGGTCGACCCCGCGACGGGCGAGGCCGTCGACCCCGTGGACCCGCTCGTGCGGACGCGCGGCGCCGAGGTCGGGGCGCGGACGGCGGCCGTCGACGGGCTCCAGTCGACCGTCGCGCTGTGGGCGCTCGAACTCGAGTCGGAGCTCGTGTTCGTTGGCGACGCGGGCGGGACGGAGCCGAGCGACGCCAGCCGTCACGTCGGCGTCGAGTGGACCAACTTCTACCGCGCCACCGACTGGCTCCAACTGGCCCTCGACGTGGCGCTGACGCGCTCGCGCTACACCGCGGGCGAGTCCGACGGCGATCGGATCGAGAACTCGATCGGACGCGTGGTCACGGGGGGCGTCTACGCCGGCCGGCCCGACGGGTGGATCGCCAGCCTCCAGGTCCGCCACCTCGGCCCGCGCCCGCTCACGGCCGACGGCGCCTTCCAGGCCGAGGCGTCCACGCTCGTCAACGCCCGCGTGGGCACGACGCTCGGGCCGGTCGCCGTCGCGCTCGACGTGCTCAACCTGCTCGACTCGGACGCGGCCGACGTGAGCTACCTCTACACGTCGCGCCTGCCGGGCGAGCCGGCGGCGGGCGTCGAGGACGTCCACTTCCACCCGGTCCTCCCGCGGAGCGCGCGGCTCTCGGCGGCGCTGCGCTTTTAG
- a CDS encoding zf-TFIIB domain-containing protein, protein MTCPLCDAELDRSTLLEAEAGGRSLRGFRCPRDHGTFLPADLYFAWREHYEPADPPAEAVPSSDEVGDVKRAKLCPQDQHIMSRYRVRPEGGFWLDRCATCGGVWFDGEEWDATVEAGLLNRLPALLTDAWQRQADREVAHDGYEDRLRDRLGEDLDRVDGFRAWAWQHPQRHLIFSRLRERPDEPQETAD, encoded by the coding sequence GTGACCTGCCCCCTCTGCGACGCCGAGCTCGACCGGTCGACCCTCCTCGAGGCCGAGGCCGGCGGCCGGTCCCTCCGCGGCTTCCGCTGCCCCCGCGACCACGGCACGTTCCTCCCGGCCGACCTCTACTTCGCGTGGCGTGAGCACTACGAGCCCGCCGACCCGCCAGCCGAGGCCGTCCCCTCGTCCGACGAAGTCGGCGACGTGAAGCGGGCGAAGCTGTGCCCGCAAGACCAGCACATCATGAGCCGCTACCGCGTCCGTCCCGAGGGCGGGTTCTGGCTCGACCGCTGCGCCACGTGCGGGGGCGTCTGGTTCGACGGCGAGGAGTGGGACGCGACCGTCGAGGCCGGCCTCCTCAACCGGCTCCCGGCCCTCCTCACGGACGCGTGGCAGCGCCAGGCCGATCGCGAGGTCGCGCACGACGGCTACGAGGACCGGCTCCGCGACCGTCTCGGCGAGGACCTCGACCGGGTCGACGGCTTCCGCGCGTGGGCGTGGCAGCACCCCCAGCGGCACCTCATCTTCTCGCGCCTCCGCGAGCGCCCAGACGAGCCCCAGGAGACGGCCGATTAG
- a CDS encoding esterase/lipase family protein: protein MVRLVSLLIAVATLSACGTTRPTEDPRDLVVLVHGMGRTPLSMVPMGIGLRRAGYRVLNVGYDSGAPSVAEIAAGVGAEVKAALVEQPAPRVHFVGHSLGTVVIRWLLVHDPPEAAGRAVLLAPPNQGSHEADRWAGLVRWTFPPITELRTTGGTAVDLGAPPGVEVAVIAASRDGKVAVEETCLEGAAHAVVSSGHTFVMMRPRVIGMVRTFLAGEPLPGDSDTACADVLG, encoded by the coding sequence ATGGTCCGCCTCGTCTCGCTCCTGATCGCCGTCGCCACCCTCAGTGCGTGCGGGACCACGCGCCCGACGGAGGACCCGCGCGACCTCGTGGTCCTCGTCCATGGGATGGGGCGGACGCCGCTGTCGATGGTGCCGATGGGCATCGGCCTGCGGCGGGCCGGGTACCGCGTGCTCAACGTCGGCTACGACAGCGGGGCACCGAGCGTGGCGGAGATCGCGGCCGGCGTCGGGGCGGAGGTCAAGGCGGCGCTCGTCGAGCAGCCCGCGCCGCGTGTCCACTTTGTCGGGCACAGCCTGGGGACCGTCGTGATCCGCTGGCTCCTCGTCCACGACCCGCCCGAGGCGGCCGGCCGGGCCGTCCTGCTGGCACCGCCCAACCAGGGCTCCCACGAGGCGGATCGGTGGGCAGGGCTCGTCCGCTGGACCTTCCCGCCCATCACCGAGCTGCGGACAACGGGCGGCACCGCCGTCGACCTCGGGGCGCCTCCGGGCGTGGAGGTGGCCGTCATCGCCGCCAGCCGGGACGGGAAGGTGGCTGTCGAAGAGACGTGTTTGGAGGGCGCGGCCCACGCCGTCGTCTCGTCGGGCCACACGTTCGTGATGATGCGGCCCCGCGTGATCGGGATGGTGCGGACGTTCCTCGCCGGCGAGCCGCTGCCCGGCGACTCCGACACGGCCTGCGCCGACGTTCTCGGCTGA
- a CDS encoding ABC transporter ATP-binding protein, which yields MSASTVPSPSLVPLLTVPIDRQHPLVVDGVTKRYVFGPFVLRGLSHTFAPGTATALVGPNGSGKSTLLRVLSALSAPTEGHVRYGELDVHESPHAFLASVGVVHDQPDVPGYLTAVETLEWIARERGAWDEAAPERHSALLDAVRLDERREALTRTYSSGMTRKTQVAAALAGAPAVLLMDEPFRALDTEATEAALDLIAAFRDGGGLVVLSSHRADLLDRLCDDRLVLG from the coding sequence ATGTCCGCTTCCACCGTGCCGTCGCCTAGCCTCGTTCCCCTCCTCACGGTCCCCATCGACCGCCAGCACCCGCTCGTCGTCGATGGCGTGACGAAGCGGTACGTGTTCGGCCCGTTCGTGCTGCGCGGGCTGAGCCACACGTTCGCGCCCGGCACGGCAACGGCGCTCGTCGGCCCGAATGGCTCAGGGAAGTCGACGCTGCTCCGCGTGCTGTCGGCGCTCAGCGCTCCGACCGAGGGGCACGTCCGCTACGGCGAGCTCGACGTGCACGAGAGCCCGCATGCGTTTCTGGCGTCGGTCGGCGTCGTGCACGACCAGCCGGACGTGCCGGGCTACCTCACAGCCGTCGAGACGCTGGAGTGGATCGCCCGCGAGCGCGGTGCGTGGGACGAGGCGGCGCCCGAGCGGCACAGCGCGCTCCTCGACGCCGTCCGCCTCGACGAGCGGCGCGAGGCGCTCACCCGGACGTACTCGTCGGGCATGACGCGCAAGACGCAGGTGGCCGCCGCCCTGGCCGGGGCGCCTGCCGTTCTGTTGATGGACGAGCCGTTCCGTGCGCTCGACACCGAGGCGACCGAGGCGGCGCTCGACCTCATCGCCGCGTTCCGCGACGGCGGCGGCCTCGTCGTCCTGTCCAGCCACCGCGCCGACCTGCTGGACCGTCTCTGCGACGACCGGCTCGTTCTGGGCTGA
- a CDS encoding ATP-binding protein, translating to MRASSPPSTATLGDRLQAARHRRFVGRERELSRFADALDAEALPFHLALVHGPGGIGKTALLDEVARLGIEAGVAVARLDGRDLDPTPVAFAEAADAALSADADRRILLVDTYEQIEPLDGWLRRTFVPGLRASDLVVLAGRNRPSADWRTAWPGEAVEIELRALAPDEAATYLSDRGIPEEAHARVQAFTHGHPLALALVTERLRQSGGGPFDPGTEPGLLSDLLERFVSSVPSPAHRAALEGASVVRSVTVPLLGALLPNDAEADALFAWLRGLAFVETDARGARLHDVVRETIEADLRWRDQDRYATVHARARRHFVDRLRSAPTEADRHQAFADYLHLYRHNAVVEPLLASLQTAWADAHLAGSGPLRDGDAAAIRALVTDHHGEDEAEAVAGWLERRPEAAEVFYAEGGGVAGFLLTLSLDALADDERAADSVVAAVWDAVGTRLREGERGLLFRSWLDAEAGQGISAVQSLVFVRTVERYLSTPSLATSVLLTAAPALWTPVFEIVGLKRLPAAEVDGGPLAAFSKDWRATPPDAWLDSIAAWSPSGVSPPRPDDSVVVLGREAFTEAVRDALRGYARPHLLSDSPLLEARLVREQDGDPVEALRTLLSEAADELNQGIRDRPYFRALDTTYFRPAPTQALAAERLGVPFSTYRRHLGRGVDHVVDALWDIETGG from the coding sequence TTGCGCGCCTCCTCCCCCCCCTCCACGGCCACCCTCGGCGACCGCCTCCAGGCGGCCCGCCACCGCCGGTTCGTCGGGCGTGAGCGGGAGCTGTCGCGGTTCGCGGACGCCCTCGACGCGGAGGCGCTCCCCTTCCACCTCGCGCTCGTTCACGGGCCGGGCGGCATCGGCAAGACGGCGCTCCTCGACGAAGTCGCCCGCCTCGGCATCGAGGCGGGCGTGGCCGTCGCCCGGCTCGACGGGCGCGACCTCGACCCGACGCCGGTCGCCTTCGCGGAAGCCGCCGACGCCGCGCTCTCGGCCGACGCCGATCGGCGCATCCTCCTCGTCGACACATACGAGCAAATCGAGCCGCTCGACGGGTGGCTCCGGCGAACGTTCGTGCCGGGCCTCCGGGCTTCGGACCTCGTCGTGCTGGCGGGCCGCAACCGGCCGTCGGCCGACTGGCGGACGGCGTGGCCCGGCGAGGCCGTGGAGATCGAGCTCCGCGCCCTCGCCCCCGATGAGGCCGCGACGTACCTCTCGGACCGGGGCATCCCAGAGGAGGCCCACGCCCGCGTGCAGGCCTTCACGCACGGCCACCCTCTGGCTCTCGCCCTCGTGACGGAGCGCCTCCGTCAGTCGGGCGGCGGCCCGTTCGATCCCGGCACGGAGCCGGGCCTTCTCAGCGACCTGCTCGAGCGGTTCGTGTCGTCGGTCCCGTCGCCGGCCCACCGCGCGGCACTTGAAGGGGCGTCGGTCGTCCGCTCCGTCACGGTCCCGCTCCTGGGGGCCCTCCTCCCCAATGACGCCGAGGCCGACGCGCTCTTCGCGTGGCTCCGTGGCCTCGCGTTCGTGGAAACCGACGCGCGCGGCGCCCGCCTCCACGATGTCGTCCGGGAGACGATCGAGGCGGACCTCCGCTGGCGCGACCAGGACCGGTACGCCACCGTCCACGCCCGTGCGCGCCGCCACTTCGTCGACCGGCTCCGCTCCGCTCCGACCGAAGCCGACCGCCACCAGGCCTTCGCAGACTACCTCCACCTCTACCGCCACAACGCGGTGGTCGAGCCCCTCCTCGCCAGCCTCCAGACCGCATGGGCCGACGCCCACCTCGCGGGGTCCGGTCCGCTCCGCGACGGCGACGCCGCGGCCATCCGCGCGCTCGTCACGGACCACCACGGCGAGGACGAGGCGGAGGCCGTCGCCGGCTGGCTCGAGAGGCGCCCCGAGGCGGCCGAGGTGTTTTACGCTGAGGGCGGCGGCGTGGCCGGCTTCCTCCTCACGCTCTCGCTCGACGCGCTCGCCGACGACGAGCGGGCCGCCGACTCCGTCGTCGCGGCCGTGTGGGACGCCGTCGGCACCCGCCTCCGAGAGGGCGAACGGGGCCTCCTCTTCCGGTCGTGGCTCGACGCCGAAGCCGGGCAGGGCATCTCGGCCGTCCAGAGCCTCGTCTTCGTCCGGACCGTCGAGCGCTACCTCTCCACGCCGAGCCTGGCCACCTCGGTCCTCCTTACGGCCGCGCCCGCGCTCTGGACCCCCGTGTTCGAGATCGTCGGCCTGAAGCGGCTGCCGGCCGCCGAGGTCGACGGCGGCCCCCTGGCGGCGTTCAGCAAGGACTGGCGGGCCACGCCGCCCGACGCCTGGCTCGACTCGATCGCGGCGTGGTCACCCTCCGGCGTGTCCCCCCCGCGCCCGGACGACTCGGTCGTGGTGCTGGGCCGCGAGGCGTTCACGGAGGCCGTCCGGGACGCGCTGAGAGGCTACGCCCGGCCGCACCTGCTCTCCGACAGCCCCCTCCTCGAGGCCCGCCTCGTCCGCGAGCAGGACGGGGACCCCGTCGAGGCGCTCCGCACGCTCCTCTCGGAGGCGGCCGACGAGCTCAACCAGGGGATCCGGGACCGGCCCTACTTCCGAGCGCTCGACACGACCTACTTCCGGCCGGCCCCGACACAGGCCCTCGCGGCCGAACGGCTCGGCGTCCCGTTCAGCACCTACCGCCGCCACCTCGGGCGCGGCGTCGACCACGTCGTCGACGCGCTCTGGGACATCGAGACGGGCGGCTGA
- a CDS encoding DUF4331 family protein yields MTPLRTLLMGAAAAGLILTAGLLAPPPSDASSHREAPLIADDPLADNTDVYAFRDPNDDGNVIIVADYIPLSHPEGGPNYNHFGENVRYEIHVKNQTSAGMLGSATDDVTYRFTFDRANEDPSTFFNIRLGAENLNTSYTLEKSTDGGASFQTIVTDGYTPPANIGPRSIESGAGLNTTYEDLTQQAVVTATTGETVFAGPRDDPFFVDLGGVFDLGGIRQQFGTDGTPGEMTNPALARDAVAGYNTHALVLSIPIEMLQKDGMSADDADSILDPNFVIGVWASASRPQFTSLSSDPQNPEPQVSGRYVQVSRLGMPLTNEAIIPIGMKDYWNYTSPYDEDEQEFIQYFANPELGLYMGNGAFGGAVPGLSDDLSIQMNALAGVFGDLDGDGNEGFNFNTNFGEMNDSDGVYDIVEAIVAGDVPLEFVAGSAFDDSVAPLRPLGANSVTALAGDNQPRLVDIFPIFYFGVPNLAPYQLLTGKTGGNPLTEGKPFIHNFLPITQTPDGGLWGGDMLRLNMATPTTDRSSSEFTDWARLGLIRAAAIGLTVPDFANTDLEFIPHMDGFPNGRRLEDDVTGIALQAVGGLVLTAVGVLEDDYTGSDYMGALVTPQTLSELDFVAGPTRNDVALRSDFPYLANPHRGYDYVRDQTTGAPRARFATSGGMGVGAPSGMILDQSFPNPTAGNSTVRFQLPRTATVRVDVYDVQGRRVQTLTDRRYQPGAHDVDWDASGLATGTYLYRLMVDGELVATKRATVVR; encoded by the coding sequence ATGACCCCATTGCGAACCCTCTTGATGGGCGCGGCCGCGGCCGGTCTCATCCTGACCGCCGGCCTCCTGGCCCCGCCCCCTTCCGACGCGTCGAGCCACCGCGAGGCCCCGCTCATCGCCGACGACCCGCTCGCCGACAACACGGACGTCTACGCCTTCCGTGACCCCAACGACGACGGCAACGTCATCATCGTCGCCGACTACATCCCGCTCTCGCACCCCGAGGGCGGCCCGAACTACAACCACTTCGGCGAGAACGTCCGCTACGAGATCCACGTCAAGAACCAGACGTCGGCCGGCATGCTCGGCTCGGCCACGGACGACGTGACCTACCGGTTCACGTTCGACCGGGCCAACGAGGACCCCTCGACGTTCTTCAACATCCGCCTCGGCGCGGAGAACCTGAACACGAGCTACACGCTCGAGAAGAGCACCGACGGCGGCGCCTCGTTCCAGACGATCGTGACCGACGGCTACACGCCGCCGGCCAACATCGGCCCGCGCTCGATCGAGTCCGGCGCCGGGCTCAACACGACGTACGAGGACCTCACGCAGCAGGCCGTCGTGACGGCTACGACCGGTGAGACCGTGTTCGCCGGCCCGCGCGACGACCCGTTCTTCGTCGACCTCGGCGGCGTGTTCGACCTCGGCGGCATCCGCCAGCAGTTCGGCACCGACGGGACGCCCGGCGAGATGACGAACCCGGCCCTCGCCCGGGACGCCGTCGCCGGCTACAACACCCACGCCCTCGTGCTCTCGATCCCGATCGAGATGCTCCAGAAGGACGGGATGTCGGCCGACGACGCGGACTCGATCCTCGACCCGAACTTCGTGATCGGCGTGTGGGCCTCGGCCTCGCGGCCGCAGTTCACGAGCCTCTCGAGCGACCCGCAGAACCCGGAGCCGCAGGTCTCGGGCCGGTACGTCCAGGTCTCCCGCCTCGGCATGCCGCTGACGAACGAGGCCATCATCCCGATCGGGATGAAGGACTACTGGAACTACACCTCGCCCTATGACGAGGACGAGCAGGAGTTCATCCAGTACTTCGCCAACCCGGAGCTCGGCCTCTACATGGGCAACGGCGCCTTCGGCGGCGCGGTCCCCGGCCTCTCCGACGACCTGTCGATCCAGATGAACGCGCTCGCGGGCGTGTTCGGTGACCTCGACGGCGATGGGAACGAAGGGTTCAACTTCAACACCAACTTCGGCGAGATGAACGACTCCGACGGCGTCTACGACATCGTCGAGGCCATCGTGGCCGGCGACGTGCCGTTGGAGTTCGTGGCCGGGTCGGCGTTCGACGACAGCGTCGCCCCGCTCCGCCCGCTCGGGGCGAACAGCGTGACCGCGCTCGCCGGCGACAACCAGCCGCGGCTCGTGGACATCTTCCCGATCTTCTACTTCGGCGTCCCGAACCTGGCGCCGTACCAGCTCCTGACCGGGAAGACGGGCGGCAACCCCCTCACCGAGGGCAAGCCGTTCATCCACAACTTCCTCCCGATCACGCAGACGCCCGACGGCGGGCTCTGGGGCGGCGACATGCTCCGCCTCAACATGGCGACCCCGACGACGGACCGCTCCTCGAGCGAGTTCACCGACTGGGCCCGCCTCGGGCTCATCCGCGCGGCGGCCATCGGCCTGACCGTGCCGGACTTCGCCAACACGGACCTGGAGTTCATCCCGCACATGGACGGCTTCCCGAACGGGCGCCGCCTCGAGGATGACGTGACCGGCATCGCGCTGCAGGCCGTCGGCGGCCTCGTGCTCACGGCCGTGGGCGTCCTCGAGGACGACTACACCGGGAGCGATTACATGGGCGCGCTCGTCACGCCGCAGACGCTCTCCGAGCTCGACTTCGTGGCCGGCCCGACCCGCAACGACGTTGCCCTCCGGAGCGACTTCCCGTACCTCGCCAACCCGCACCGCGGGTACGACTACGTGCGGGACCAGACGACGGGCGCCCCGCGCGCTCGGTTCGCCACGTCGGGCGGCATGGGCGTCGGCGCGCCGTCGGGGATGATCCTCGACCAGAGCTTCCCGAACCCGACCGCCGGCAACTCGACGGTCCGGTTCCAGCTCCCGCGCACGGCGACGGTTCGCGTGGACGTCTATGACGTCCAGGGCCGCCGCGTCCAGACGCTCACCGACCGGCGCTACCAGCCGGGCGCGCACGACGTCGACTGGGACGCCTCCGGCCTCGCCACGGGCACCTACCTCTACCGCCTGATGGTGGACGGGGAGCTCGTCGCGACGAAGCGGGCGACGGTCGTCCGCTAA